DNA from Hwangdonia lutea:
TTATAAGTGATTTGACTTTCGTCTGATAACAACGAATTATTGTTAACTAAAAGACGAAATAATGAAAACATCTACCACCTTCAGTATTTTGTTCTGGGCGGACTTCTCCAGGGCAAAAAATGACCAAGCATCTATTTACGCAAGAATTACGGTAAATGGCAAGCGAGCTACCATCAGTCTAAAACGAAAAGTTTTAGTGTCTGATTGGGATGTCCATAAAAACAGAGCTCGGGGAACAAATCAGAAATCAAGAATTCTAAACAGTTATTTAGATGAAACTTACAATCATCTGTTTAAATGTTATCGCGATTTAATGAATGAGCATAAATTGATTACCGCACAGGTCGTTAAGGCTCGATATTTCGGTAATGACGAAAATAATCGTTCCATTACAGATATTATCAATTACCATAATGAAGATATGGTAAACAAATTAAAGTGGGGAACACAAAAAAATTATTACACTACACAGAGTTATATCTCCAAATTTTTATCGAAATCCTATAAGACCACAGACCTTTATTTACGGGAACTTGATTATCACTTTATCATAAAGTTTGAGAAATATCTCCGGGACTACATACCAGAAGACCATCAAAAGCCAATGGGCAACAATACCGTAATGAAGCATATCGAGCGTTTTAGAAAGATGATAAATTTATCGTTTAAATTGGGTTGGATTCAACGCGACCCATTTATCAATTTCAAATCTAAATTCATTAAAAACGAAAGAGGCTTTTTAAGTCTCGAAGAGCTTCAAGAGATAGAAAATAAACAATTTAGCATTCCAAGATTGGAATTGGTAAAGGATTTGTTTGTTTTTAGTTGCTATACCAGTTTAAGTTATATCGATGTCATCCATTTAACTGCGGATAATATCTGTATTGGCATCGATGGCGAACTTTGGATTTATTACAAACGGGAAAAGACGACAAAGCCCATACGAATACCTTTGTTGCCAAAGGCGATGCAAATTGTTGAAAAATACAAGAGCAACCGTAAATCAATATCACAAGGAAGTATATTTCCTAAAATCTCAAATCAAAAACTAAATTCTTATTTAAAGGAAATTGCTGATGTTTGTGGTATTAAAAAGAACCTTACTTTCCACATTGCCCGACATACATTTGCTACAACGGTTACATTAAGTAATGGTATGCCCATTGAGACGGTTTCAAAATTGTTGGGTCACTCCCGAATATCTACAACCCAAATTTATGCTAAAGTCATTGAACGTAAAGTAAGTGATGATATGCAAAAATTAAGGGCTCAATTCAATGAGATAGAAAATGAATCTATCTCTAAAGTGGTTTCTCAAAATTCATAATTCCAGTTAATTAAAAATACAATGGAACTATCTATAATAAAAAATAAAATCCATAATATTCAAGGAAACAAAGTTATTCTTGATTTTGACCTTGCTGAACTCTATGAAGTAGAAACTAGAGTACTAAAACAAGCGGTTAGACGTAATCTTAAACGTTTCCCCGATGATTTTATGTTTCAGCTTTCAAAAGATGAGTGGAAAGAGGTTATCACAAATTGTGACAACCTTCCAGAGAACATTAAATTTAGTCCTGCCACTCCGTTTGCCTTTACCGAACAGGGCGTGGCAATGCTTTCTAGCGTACTTAACAGCGACAAGGCCATTGACGTAAATATATCTATTATGCGTGCATTTGTAGCGTTACGGCAGCATCTTACAGATTATAGCAACCTTAAAGAACATATAGCCCAACTTGAAAAAGAAATGAATATCAAATTTAAGGACATTCATCAGGCTTTGAATTATTTACTGCAAAAGGACAAGGTACAGATTGAACAGCATAACAGGGAACGAATTGGTTTTAAAACGGATAGGAAAGATTAGTAACTTTTCTTTGCTTATCAGAATAGACAATTTTTATGAATATATTGCTTTTATTAATTCGGTTCAATATGAATTAGTATGTGTCCTAAATTCGGTATTTCTTTTTGTAAATGGTCTTTTAACTTATGAGCAATGTCGTGACCAGATTTTACCGAAATTTCATTATTCACAATTGCGTGTAAATCCACGTGGAATTTCATTCCGGATTTTCTAATAAAACATTTCTCTGTTCCTAAAACACCTTGAACTTCTGTTGATTTTTCTCTAATTTCAATTATCAGTTCGTCATAAAGTTGTTCGTCCATAACTTCTCCTAAAGCTGGACGTAATATTAAATAACTATTATATAAAATGAATCCAGAAGCGAATAAGGCAGCCCAATCATCTGCTGTTTCATAACCTTTTCCATATATGATTGCTATCGAAATACCGATAAAGGCCATTACCGAAGTTATGGCATCACTTCTATGATGCCAAGCATCTGCTTTTAATGATGAACTATTTGTTTGTTTACTTTTTTTAATTACAATTTGAAATGAGATTTCTTTCCAAGCTATTATTAGACCTAGCACAATCAAAGTCCAAGATTTCGGGATTTTATGAGGTGTTTGAATGTTTTGAATACTTTCATAGGCGATTATTGTGGCAGAAACAACAAGGAATGTAACAACTCCAAAGGTAATTAATGGCTCAATTTTGCCGTGTCCATAGGGATGATTTTCGTCCGCTGGTCGTTTTGCATATTTAAAACCTAATAAAACTAAAAATGAAGCAAAAATATCCGTTGTCGATTCAATCGCATCTGCAATTAAAGCATAAGAATTTCCAAAAAATCCCGCAAGTCCTTTAATTAAGGCTAAAGCAGTATTCCCAATTATGCTGAAATAAGTTGTTCGTATTGCGGTTTGTTCGTTATTCATTCTAATTTTAGTTGTCAATAAATTTGTTATATTTATAACAAAGATACTTTTTTAATCACAAAAAAAAGAGGTGATAAACACCTCTTAAATTTTGGTTTCCAAAATCATTTTTCTGCTCCCTTTTAGCTCCTTCAGCTCCAGCATTAACTTTTCGTTGTCGCCTAAAACAAACTTTGGAACTACATACACAAAGCATTGACTTTCTCCATCAGTAATGGAATATGGCATTTTGTGTTTGTAAATAACTTCTTGTTGTAATCTTTGGTAAGAGGCTTTACGCTTTTTGTTTCCGTTGGTTCTATAAACTTTAATGTAGTCAATTTCAAAATCGATTCCAGACCTGTTCTTGACCTCTATAACCAAATACACTTCAGAAGCATCATACGCTATTTTTTGTAATTGGACTTTAATTCCTTTTTTGCGTTTGGTTTCAATACGCTCAAAGTTGGATTTTAATAAATACTCGCTGAATTTTTGAAAATGTGTTATTCTATTTGCATATTCGTTCAACGGTTTAACTTCTGGCTTCTGCTTAATCTTTTCCGGAAGTTCACTGCCAATGCTTTCATTTTCATTGATAAAATAATTCAGTTCTGGAAGTTTTTCAGAATATTTCAAAATATAAGAATAAACGCGACCATCACTTGTAACGGTCAATAGGTTGCTTTCTGTTCCAGGCTTCGCCTGTAACAAACCGAAATACTGCTCTTTCTCACGATTATAGGTGAATACAAAATTGGAAGCTCCTGTAATTCCTTGTCGAATAGGGTTTGGAAAAAACAGGGCAACGTTTTTCTGGTCGTTGGCGTAAATAGTGTCAAGGGGTTGCTGTGCTGAAATTGACATTGAACAAATCAATAACAGTAATGTGATATATGTTTTCATAAGAGTGAGTTTATTAATTGCCCATTATGGGCTTTCCTTGATATTTTGTTTTAGGAAGTCTTAAAATGAGTTTGTAATTATCGGTTATCGTAACCTTTACGTTTTTATGGTTACGTTGGAATATTTTCTTGAAACCGCTTACTTGCGGAACACCAGTAATATTAATGTCGTCCACCATATCGCCAACAATTTCATTGGTAACTTCTGCTCTAAAACTGTTTTCAACATAAATGCCTTCGCTACCATCCTGAAAATCATAGGCTTTCAATTTTACTGGTTGATGATTGATATTCTCAATGTCTATGATGGTGCGATTGGGTTTAAAATTGACAAATCCATAAATAGGCGTATTCTTGGAATAGCGTTGTCCATAAATGGTAGCATCTTTTATCAACCGCATTTGTAAGCGATAATTGGTTTTAACTGTTTGTGTGCCATCTACTCGTACATAAATGAAATCATCGGTATTTTTTGAATTCAAATCCTCATTTTCAATAGGATGCGAAGCAAAAAAGAGTTGATGCTCCAAAGCACGTTCTTTGGCTTCCACGTTCGTTTCTTGCTCTTCAATAGCATCCGTTGTGTCTTTTTCCTTCTTAACAGGTGGTTTTGGTGGATAGTATCTTGGATTAATATTTTCAAACGTTCTATCTGAATATCGAATCTGCCCTTGTTGGTAAATGCTATCTACCATCTGCATTTTTTTCTTGTCCAATAAATCAGGGTCATATACGCCTGTGGAATCCAACAGCCGTTCATCATAAATGCTGGGTGCGTTGGTTTCCCTAACTTCCTTTAAGTCGTTTAGGGCATCCAATTTGGAATCGTATTCCTTTTGGTCGTCTTCCAGTTCCGGTACAGGAATCTGGTTGTTCTCAATGGTCGGTTCTTCGTCCTCGCCCAATATAAGCATTGCATAGCCACCTATAAAAAGCAGGATGCATACCAACACGATGGCAAAGACTATTTTATTTTTTTCTACTTTCATAATTTTCTAATTTTCGTAATGTGCTTTCAAAAAAGTTGGTAATTAGCAGTCCGTGGGTATTGTTTGGAAAGTTTCTATCTACGTGAATCAAATTTCCAATAGTGGTCAACTCATAAGTATCTGTGATAGTACCTCTATTGATTTCAAAAATGGTTTTCGTTTCAAACTTGTAGGGTTCGTTTTGAATATCAACTTTGGATTCGATATTCAATACTTTTTGAACCAACGAGTATTGCAACAAACGGTTATAAACTCCATCGGCTTTTTTCTGTCGGTACAGAGCATCTACAGAACTATTACCCAACCAAAGGGCTTTCTCCAAGTTCTTTTCGTAATTGCTGGCATCAATGTTATAGAAATAAGTGTGAAACAACTCCAATTGTGCCAAGACTTCTACTTTTAAATTTTCTTGTTGAGATACCAGTTTCAAGGGAATAACACTTCCGTCCGAATTGACTACAAAAGCATTATTAACTGTTTCTTTATGCAGCTTTATGACCATCAAAACGGAAATGACGCACGTGAGCACAGCTCCAATAACGACGGTCAATACTATAAAGCGATTGAGCTTTAAGATGTTGTAAATATTCTTATATGGTGTTTTCATCTGTAAATTATTATTGCTTTATCAGCCTGTAAAGAGTTTAAAAGTGAACGAGGTCGCTCGTTTATATAATTTGAATTTCAGCAATACAATAAATCCGATAGACCCTAACTGTAAAAGCGGTGCGAAAAAATTACTCCCCCAATCCGTACCAAATAAGTCGCTCCAGAAATTTGTATTGATTTCGGTATAAAGATTATTCACGAAAACATTGACCAGAAAGAAGGCAGGAACTAACATATATACGCCAGCGTAAAGCTTAAAAAAGTTGTATGCCAACGACCTGAACTTTTCAAAAACCGCCAAGCTGATGACCAAAGGGAAAAAGGCTTGCATTATGCCCAGCAAAAAGAATCGTTCTGCAAGGAATAAGGGGTAAATAAACAAATCCAATAGCCAGAGAAATATTCCGGCAATAAAGGATAGTATTTTTAAGCCGTATAAAGGTGTTACTAATGCTTCATAAAGCATTGCCATTGCTTTTTTGGTGGCATCCCAAGCACTTACATCCTGTTCGATGTCAATATCTTGCATCTGTAAAGGAAGAAGTGCGGGTGCCGTGTCCCGATATTGGTTTTCAATGGCCACCAAAATGGTGTCGAAAACACTTAATACCTGTGTGGAAAAAATGACTAAAATCACTATTGCAAAGTTTTTGGCCAGTTCCGCAGGGGTCAATCCCCACGTATAACCCTCATTATTGGCTACACCTTCATTGTACTTTTTTAGGATGTTGATGAGAAAAAACAAGAGGGCGAGTGTCTTCATTCCTACAATAGTGTATTGTGAGAAATCACTATTTTTTATCGTTTGAAAAATAGTGTCCACAAACTCTAACCCTATGCCTAAAAAAATACCTGACATTAGTAATCGGTTTCTCGGTTATTGATTTTGTACTGCATTTCTCGAAATTGAATAATCTCTCGATAGCGTCTGGTTTTTGCCTCAATTTCCGCTACCATTTCCTTGGATTCCAGCTCTTTTTCTTTAAGGACTTCGGCACGTTCGGCATCGGTCATTTTCAGATTGTCGCTGGACAATATTTGGTCGATATATTCCATACCAGCCATAGAGTTCTGAAGGATGGCATCAAAGGAATCTGAAATGCGTGTAACTTCATTTGGTTTAATAAAAGGGGAATTGAGGATTTCCCTCAAATCATCCTGTACAACATCAAACAATCGTTGGTTGTTTCTTGCCAGTTCCCTGACTGCTTGAAGTTGTTTGATGACATTGTTTACCTTATCGATATTCTCTTTTTGGGTTTTAAGGAATTTTACCGTCTTCATTAAATTGGCGGTTTGTTTACCTGATTCCAATAATGATTTTACAAAAGAGATAAAGTTTGTGTTGTCATACACAGGCATCCCCTGGGCCGAAGCCTTACTTCCAATTAGCACTACAAATAGTGCGGATAACATTAGATTTCTGATAGTGTGTCTCATAATTTTTATTTTTAAGAATTAATAAATATTTTAATGGCTTTCTCCATATTTTGGTGTTCTTCAAAATGTTTCATAATGTCTTCGTTTTCTTTGCCATCCGTGAGGTAAGCAGCAAAGACTTCGGGCGGTACTTCCAATCGGAAAATGTTGCTTTCCTTTCCGATTTTGATGAACATTTCGGTATATTTTCGTGTTCCTGTAAGGTTGTTACGAATGGATTTTAACTGGTTTAAATCGTGACTGGTAAGGTTGAGCCTGTTTTTTAATTCGGCATAGCCTTTTTCATTACGAAGGCTGTAAATTACTTGGGTGTTTTCAAGAATACTCGCCGATGTGGAATTGTTGGGCAATTGGTTAATGGATTGCAGTATAATCCCAATCGCTCCATTTTGTTTTCTAATGGCTTGATAATAGAATTCTACACTTTCGAGTACATTTCCAAATTTGAGCTGTTTGGCAAACTCGTCGAATAGGATGATTCCCCTCTCGGCTTTATTTCTCCAAATGGTTCTTTGAATGGCAGATTTAATCAGCTTCAACATTACGGAAAGGATTTCCTTATTGTCCTTTACTTCATCAAGTTCAAAAACAATCAGTCTTTTATCCTCAATTTTATAGGTCTGGTCTTCACTTACATTGAACAGGAAGCTGTACAAGCCATCATCCACATATTCAGAGAGAATGTGCAGAAAATCGTAGATGTTGAAATGTTGCTCTTGAATATGTAGTTCTTCTAAAAAGGTGTCTTTTTTTGTATCAACGAACTGGTATAAATTTTCCAAAGAATGTGTACCACCCACATTTTGTAGATAGTAGTACCGAAGTACTTTTTTGACCGCCACTTCTTCAGCTTTAGTCGTTGCTTTGCCCGAAGCCAAGAGCTCTAAAAGGAAGATTGCCAAATCTTCCAATCGCTCTGGTGTCAAATCATTGACATCAGAGATATAGAATGGATTGATACCCAAATTTTTTCCCTGTTCATAGCGAAGGATGATATGGTCGTCTGGATAGAGCTTGGCAAATTTTGAATATGAACCACCTAAATCAATAATGACCAATCGAACATTTTGTTCAAAATATTGGCGTAGAATATTGTTTGCCAAAAAAGATTTTCCCTCTCCAGTAGGTGCGAAAATGGCAAAGTTCCTTGCCTTGATGCGTTTCTTCTTTTCATCCCAGACATCTTTAAGTACAGGAATGTTATGTTGTCTGTCATTAAAGATGACACCTGTGGCATCTGACTGATAGTTGGTATTGTTAATGTACAGGCAAAGAGCGTGTTTTAAATCGGTTACGTATAAATCCTCATTAGAAAAATTGGAAGTAAAACAGCAATATGAGTTTAAGAAATATTGCTTGCGTTCTTCGCCTTTTGGATAATAAGGCACTATATCCAATTCTTTGAATTCGGTTTTTATTTTGGAAGCAATTCTTTCTAATTGTGCTTCATCTTTATCCCAGAATATAATATTTAGATGACCCCTAATAATTCTTGAACTATCGTCCTCATTGATTTTGGTAACAATGTCTTCAATCTTCTTTAAGATGACTTTGTTCTGTGTTCCAAAATTGGAACTCTTTTTGAGTTCTTCAATTTTCTTGTCCAACAGCTTTCGCCATTTGTGCTTATCATCCAAATAAATGATTTGGTTGACAATATGATTTTCATTGAGATTCAACCCTAATCCGTCAATAAATCCTTGGTGGAATACAAAGTCGTCCGAAGTAAATTTATCATTGGTCTTGCTACTCTGAACCACATCGCCATAACACAATTCGCTATTGATGGCCAGCACATCAAAATGATGGTCGCCAATTTCAATATTCGCTTTTTTCAATAGAATGTCGGTATCAAATCCTTCGTTGAATCCATTAAAATAAGCATTGGTCAATGACAAGACTTTATCGATACCCAAAGGTATCAATGACACTTTCCGGCTGTTATTTACAAAGGAAACGGCATCGTTAACAGAAGCAATAAATTCCTGAACGTTATGGTCCATTTGCTTATGAATACCCTTTTCGACCTTGCGGAATGGGTTGGTAAACTTCGGTGCGTTCAAAGCTTTGTTGTGCGGAAGTATAAAGAATAGGTAAGAAGAATGTTTAATGAATTCCCGACCTTTAAAATAATCGTGTGTGGCACGTTGCAAAAAGCTTTTGTTCGGAAGTTCTTCCGCCAAATATTCAGCTTTCTGATAGATGTCCTGTTTGTGGATAACCGTGGCAATAGGCAATGATTTAAACGCTTGAAACCACGAACCGTGAATATCCTCAAAATCTTTTTCCGCGAGGGAATAGATTTCAGGATTGTCCACTTGATAGCCCAATACCACATTGCCGTTATTAGCGAACACGATATGGTCTTGAATAT
Protein-coding regions in this window:
- the traM gene encoding conjugative transposon protein TraM, with the translated sequence MKVEKNKIVFAIVLVCILLFIGGYAMLILGEDEEPTIENNQIPVPELEDDQKEYDSKLDALNDLKEVRETNAPSIYDERLLDSTGVYDPDLLDKKKMQMVDSIYQQGQIRYSDRTFENINPRYYPPKPPVKKEKDTTDAIEEQETNVEAKERALEHQLFFASHPIENEDLNSKNTDDFIYVRVDGTQTVKTNYRLQMRLIKDATIYGQRYSKNTPIYGFVNFKPNRTIIDIENINHQPVKLKAYDFQDGSEGIYVENSFRAEVTNEIVGDMVDDINITGVPQVSGFKKIFQRNHKNVKVTITDNYKLILRLPKTKYQGKPIMGN
- a CDS encoding site-specific integrase, which produces MKTSTTFSILFWADFSRAKNDQASIYARITVNGKRATISLKRKVLVSDWDVHKNRARGTNQKSRILNSYLDETYNHLFKCYRDLMNEHKLITAQVVKARYFGNDENNRSITDIINYHNEDMVNKLKWGTQKNYYTTQSYISKFLSKSYKTTDLYLRELDYHFIIKFEKYLRDYIPEDHQKPMGNNTVMKHIERFRKMINLSFKLGWIQRDPFINFKSKFIKNERGFLSLEELQEIENKQFSIPRLELVKDLFVFSCYTSLSYIDVIHLTADNICIGIDGELWIYYKREKTTKPIRIPLLPKAMQIVEKYKSNRKSISQGSIFPKISNQKLNSYLKEIADVCGIKKNLTFHIARHTFATTVTLSNGMPIETVSKLLGHSRISTTQIYAKVIERKVSDDMQKLRAQFNEIENESISKVVSQNS
- a CDS encoding conjugal transfer protein, translated to MLSALFVVLIGSKASAQGMPVYDNTNFISFVKSLLESGKQTANLMKTVKFLKTQKENIDKVNNVIKQLQAVRELARNNQRLFDVVQDDLREILNSPFIKPNEVTRISDSFDAILQNSMAGMEYIDQILSSDNLKMTDAERAEVLKEKELESKEMVAEIEAKTRRYREIIQFREMQYKINNRETDY
- a CDS encoding TraG family conjugative transposon ATPase; this translates as MKKINLSAYHPILDIQDHIVFANNGNVVLGYQVDNPEIYSLAEKDFEDIHGSWFQAFKSLPIATVIHKQDIYQKAEYLAEELPNKSFLQRATHDYFKGREFIKHSSYLFFILPHNKALNAPKFTNPFRKVEKGIHKQMDHNVQEFIASVNDAVSFVNNSRKVSLIPLGIDKVLSLTNAYFNGFNEGFDTDILLKKANIEIGDHHFDVLAINSELCYGDVVQSSKTNDKFTSDDFVFHQGFIDGLGLNLNENHIVNQIIYLDDKHKWRKLLDKKIEELKKSSNFGTQNKVILKKIEDIVTKINEDDSSRIIRGHLNIIFWDKDEAQLERIASKIKTEFKELDIVPYYPKGEERKQYFLNSYCCFTSNFSNEDLYVTDLKHALCLYINNTNYQSDATGVIFNDRQHNIPVLKDVWDEKKKRIKARNFAIFAPTGEGKSFLANNILRQYFEQNVRLVIIDLGGSYSKFAKLYPDDHIILRYEQGKNLGINPFYISDVNDLTPERLEDLAIFLLELLASGKATTKAEEVAVKKVLRYYYLQNVGGTHSLENLYQFVDTKKDTFLEELHIQEQHFNIYDFLHILSEYVDDGLYSFLFNVSEDQTYKIEDKRLIVFELDEVKDNKEILSVMLKLIKSAIQRTIWRNKAERGIILFDEFAKQLKFGNVLESVEFYYQAIRKQNGAIGIILQSINQLPNNSTSASILENTQVIYSLRNEKGYAELKNRLNLTSHDLNQLKSIRNNLTGTRKYTEMFIKIGKESNIFRLEVPPEVFAAYLTDGKENEDIMKHFEEHQNMEKAIKIFINS
- a CDS encoding cation diffusion facilitator family transporter codes for the protein MNNEQTAIRTTYFSIIGNTALALIKGLAGFFGNSYALIADAIESTTDIFASFLVLLGFKYAKRPADENHPYGHGKIEPLITFGVVTFLVVSATIIAYESIQNIQTPHKIPKSWTLIVLGLIIAWKEISFQIVIKKSKQTNSSSLKADAWHHRSDAITSVMAFIGISIAIIYGKGYETADDWAALFASGFILYNSYLILRPALGEVMDEQLYDELIIEIREKSTEVQGVLGTEKCFIRKSGMKFHVDLHAIVNNEISVKSGHDIAHKLKDHLQKEIPNLGHILIHIEPN
- a CDS encoding conjugal transfer protein TraK, with product MKTPYKNIYNILKLNRFIVLTVVIGAVLTCVISVLMVIKLHKETVNNAFVVNSDGSVIPLKLVSQQENLKVEVLAQLELFHTYFYNIDASNYEKNLEKALWLGNSSVDALYRQKKADGVYNRLLQYSLVQKVLNIESKVDIQNEPYKFETKTIFEINRGTITDTYELTTIGNLIHVDRNFPNNTHGLLITNFFESTLRKLENYESRKK
- a CDS encoding ORF6N domain-containing protein, with the protein product MELSIIKNKIHNIQGNKVILDFDLAELYEVETRVLKQAVRRNLKRFPDDFMFQLSKDEWKEVITNCDNLPENIKFSPATPFAFTEQGVAMLSSVLNSDKAIDVNISIMRAFVALRQHLTDYSNLKEHIAQLEKEMNIKFKDIHQALNYLLQKDKVQIEQHNRERIGFKTDRKD
- a CDS encoding DUF4138 domain-containing protein, which translates into the protein MKTYITLLLLICSMSISAQQPLDTIYANDQKNVALFFPNPIRQGITGASNFVFTYNREKEQYFGLLQAKPGTESNLLTVTSDGRVYSYILKYSEKLPELNYFINENESIGSELPEKIKQKPEVKPLNEYANRITHFQKFSEYLLKSNFERIETKRKKGIKVQLQKIAYDASEVYLVIEVKNRSGIDFEIDYIKVYRTNGNKKRKASYQRLQQEVIYKHKMPYSITDGESQCFVYVVPKFVLGDNEKLMLELKELKGSRKMILETKI